TTACAACACTATAGGCACCGAAGTAACGGTTGTAGAGTTTATGCCTAGGCTTGTCCCTGTTGAAGACGAAGAGGTTTCAAAAGCACTTGAGAGGAATTTCAAGAAAGCCGGTATGAAGGTAATGACCAGCTCTGAAGTTACTCATGTGGATACCAAAGGTAAAGGCTGTAAGGTTACCGTAAAAACGAAAAAAGGTGATGAGATAATAGACTGTGATGTTGTACTTTCTGCAGTAGGTATCTCTACGAACCTTGAAGGCATAGGCCTTGAGGATATTGGCGTGGCTACAGATAAAGGGAAGGTAATCGTTGATGATTATTATAAAACTAACATACCTGGCGTATATGCCATCGGAGATATTGTACATGGGCCTGCCCTGGCACATGTGGCTTCGGCTGAAGGTATCATTTGCGTTGAAAAAATAGCCGGAGAAAACCCTCAGCCTCTTGATTATAACAACATACCGGGATGTACCTATTGTAGCCCCGAGATAGCCTCGGTTGGGTACACGGAAGCTGCTGCTAAGGAAGCCGGTTATGAGCTTAAAGTGGGTAAATTCCCATTCTCGGCATCAGGTAAAGCCAGTGCCGCAGGAGCCAAGGATGGTTTTGTAAAGCTTATCTTTGATGCTAAATATGGCGAATTGCTGGGCGCCCATATGATAGGAGCTAACGTTACTGAAATGATTGCAGAAATTGTGGCTGTGAGGAAACTGGAAACAACCGGTCATGAGATCATAAAAGCTGTACACCCTCACCCCACCATGTCGGAGGCAGTGATGGAAGCAGCAGCAGCAGCGTATGATGAAGTGATTCATATATAATTTGATAAAAATTATTACCCGAAAGGGACTGGTCTTAAGTTAGGGGGCGGGTGTCATGTCTGCCGACTATTGACAAGTGCATATTTAAGCCTTTAACTTTTGATACAGTCCCTTTCTATTTTTTAATCCACAAAGCATATCCCGGCTGATCAACCGGTGAAGGGTCCGAAACATTCCCAATTTGTGCCCCGCCATATACCCCCTTTTGGTTAATTAATTCCCCAATGTGTTGATTAATTGAACAAAAAATATGTTTGTAATCTTGTCCTTCCTAAAAACTAATGCGTTGATAATGTTCGATTAATGCGCCGCTTTTAAGTTTAATTAATTA
This region of Fulvivirga ulvae genomic DNA includes:
- the lpdA gene encoding dihydrolipoyl dehydrogenase produces the protein MSKKYDLLVLGSGPGGYVAAIRAAQLGLQVGVVEKESLGGICLNWGCIPTKALLKSANVFEYISHAADYGISVKDAKADLDGMVKRSRGVADGMSKGIQFLFKKNKIDAIMGFGKLKAGKKIEVTAEDGKTETYSADHIIVATGGRSRQLPNLPIDGKNIIGYREALVLDKAPKKMVIVGSGAIGVEFAYFYNTIGTEVTVVEFMPRLVPVEDEEVSKALERNFKKAGMKVMTSSEVTHVDTKGKGCKVTVKTKKGDEIIDCDVVLSAVGISTNLEGIGLEDIGVATDKGKVIVDDYYKTNIPGVYAIGDIVHGPALAHVASAEGIICVEKIAGENPQPLDYNNIPGCTYCSPEIASVGYTEAAAKEAGYELKVGKFPFSASGKASAAGAKDGFVKLIFDAKYGELLGAHMIGANVTEMIAEIVAVRKLETTGHEIIKAVHPHPTMSEAVMEAAAAAYDEVIHI